The sequence GGACATGCCTGGGGATGAGAACTGCATTGAGAAACCCCTGAGTCAGCTGGTTCAGTGGTCTGTTTGTTGGTCCTGAGGAACCCCTGTATTTTgcttagttttattttttcagtttaacaataattcattattcatttattgaCTAACTATTAACATGGCTGTTCATTCACTACAACAGAGATGCATTACTCTGGCTACTATGGTAAACAATGAACGAGTTGGTAGTTTGCATACACATGTATTTCTATACATATAGTCTGTTGGATGTTTGCTCCACCCTAGCTGACCCAACAGTTCTCAATTACTCAGGGCTGAACATCGCTTTTTAAGCTGAAGGGTGGCCGACCCTGGATGTTGAAGCTCTTGGTTATGGCAGTGTACCTCATTGCATGTTCTCATGTCAGGATCTCCAGTTGTTCAGCCTCAACCCCGTTGTTCAGTTAccagagagtgtgagagtgtttcACAGGAGCGTGCCAAGGCCCAGCACCATAGAGATGGGGGAGAGGGCGGAGCAGCAACCAAGGATGGAGTCGAACAACCGGCGAGAGAACAGAACCATGGGAAAgggctgaggagacacacaaacaagcgtGTGCACACACTCGCCCCCATGCAAGCGTACTTAGATCCTCTAACAGTACTGACTGCTGGTTGTTCAATACACGCAACACACGCATACTTGCTCACATGACCACACAGGGAATCATACACCACACTCCAGTCAGGCCCTTTGCCACGATTTGTCCTTGTGTTCTTTTCCAACCCTGGCAAAAATCCCCTCTCACCTTTATCCTGGACTTACTTGGCGTCTGCTTTTTTACAGTACGATGTTAGCAGGCAAACGCGGCCACAGCAAAGCAGTGAACCAGTGAGCCAGGATAAAGGAATCTCTGTGTTGTGAAGGGCTCTTGGGCCTCCGCTGTGGGTGCATTTGTACTAATGCCACATACTAAAGTCATGCCAAACAGTACAATGTAAAaaacacataatatatattaagatGAACCATTAAGGTAATCGATAACACTAGAGTGTGAAATGCATTCATTTTTCTCCTGAATTGTTCATTTACCCTCTCTGGAAATGTGAGTCAAGCTCCTTTTGACGTGGAAGGcgttttagtattttttttgtttgaactGTGGTCTTCTTGTCGGGTGTCAGAGGGGGAGAGCTCCCGTCGGTTCAGCAGGCAGATGTATATCGGTGTGTAACTGCGGCACAGCGAGCCTATAGATGGCACACATTTTGCAGGGACTCATTCTACTGGTGGAAGGGGGCGGATAAATTGGAAATACAGCTCTGTAAGATGTGATTTGGCTTTGTTTCAACTGCACTTGCAGGTGCCAGAACAGTTCGCCCTGTACACCCATGTATACCTATAAGAGCATCACTTCTTTGAGAGCACACTAATGTTGAGGAGTATATACCTTTTAACACTGCAACATgttctgttatgtaaaaaagTGTGTGCGCTGGCAAAATATAGTTATGTCAATGACTATAAATGTGGACACAAATACGCACTGAAGTATAATAGCATAGAAATATCTTCTCAGATTTGTCATATTTTTTCCTAAGTCTTTTTGCACCCAAAAAGCATATATCGATCAACCTTAAAACAATTGTTGGTAAGACGACAAAACAAGGGAGGTCGGAAAAGGGAGAATTTTCTAGGATTCAGAAGGGAATGGTGGAGGATTCCTTGAAGGCTGTCTTTGCACTTAAGAAAAGTGCATGTTAACATGTGTACCCTTCTACCCTTTACTAAACCTACAATCTTTACAAAAGTCTTTGGAATGTTTTGAACTATGATTTTAACACCCACCAATTGACAAGACATTGTGCTCATTTCAACTCTCTCTACATTCCTTTCATTGTGTTCTTTGTCCACCTCAagttgatgttttaatattttgtgcTGTCTCAAATGGGCAAAACTGGCCAATTAAGGCTTGCTGTTACAGCCCACTTCCACTGGAGGGCAGTCTGCACTGTGAAAATTGAAAGTGGGTGGAACTGATTGAAGGTCAGTgtgcttctcttttcttccatACATGATGTGATTACCATTTAGGATTTTGAGCAAAAATAGCACAGCCAGGATAGACTTGAGCCACGTGGGCTCACAGAGTGAAAAGCCATTTTGAATTGCTTCTCTTAGACTCATATGTGCTCTTTATGAAATGTACAGTTTCATGATGGAACTGTCGGTGCTTTTTGTTTCACGGGCTCCGGACTCGGTAAACATTAATATACATTTCGATGATGTACATAAAGAATGGCAGTAAATGTGAGAATGTGCAAAGACCTGCCTCCTCTGAGATTCTCCTCCATCATTCCCATCAGGCTTTGCGTCAGTCCCATGTCACAGGGACATACAATGTGCCCTTCACAAGTATTCACAGGTAGAATCACCAATACAGTATAATGcattaaacacatttcataATGAAACATTCATATGTTATCTACACACTCATACAGAAGTTCCTGTATGCAGAGGGATTTATATGAGACTTCTGTATATATCACATAAGATACTTTAGGTTCAAAATTTTCTCTCTGTACTGTGTTTTTTCCCCGAAAATAAATCATGACCGTGGGTTTTGTCTCGACAGATTCTTGCTTGACAAATCCCACATCTACTGCAGGAAAATTGAAAGATcatagaggagagaaggagagagccaAATGTCAAATGGAAAGAGATGGTGTCTGAAGAGGTGGAAGAGCAGAGTGAAAGAACGGAAACGCATGTGCATCGTTGTGTGTAAGAGGAAGTGACAGAGCTGTGGGAGACGATGCCTTCAGAGAGAAGATTCATACTGCAGGAGTTCATAAAGAAGCGGGCCGTCCCTATACCTGATGCCCACTGCATTTGGGCTAATGTACTGCAGCACATTTATGGTCCTGCGCAGGCGCCGATCCACAAAGTGTGCATCCCAGGCTGGGTATCGCTTTCTGGGCATGTCTATCTTGATGAGAGGACCCTCAGGTTGGATGGGCCTGCCGGCTGCATCCACAGGCTCTGTGGACCTCACCTGGAAAACCGGAAGGCAGGTGTCCGTGGCTGTTTCATCTGACTCAACATACTCTCCTGCCAGACCTCGTGTTGGGGTGGCCTGAGAGCCTCGGGGGCCTGGTGTGGGAGCCATGGGCTCAGCCTCGGGGGGTAACGGAAGGCCCCACAGCAGCTCAGCACAGCAGGAGCTGGCAAGCACCCTCAGCCGGGGGCCCATGGGGTGCAGGATCCCGTAATAGACAACCATGCAGGCCACACCTGAAGCAAAGCACAGGAAGACACCACATAGGGCAAAAGAGGCATAGGCGTCAGTGGTGGCTGGGTCGCGGTACGCATACCAGAGGGAGCTGAGGATGGCGTTCTCCAACAGTACTACTGTGTAATAGGCCACCATTCTGCACCGCGTCCGGCCCTCACGTACATTGAACCAGCAGAAGACATAGACCACTCCCACCACCATGTTGAACAGTACCTCCTCCCACTTGGACATGCAGAAGTCGGTGCCGCCATGGATGACCCAGAAAGCCATGGCACACCAGTGGAGCACCACAAAAATGCCAAAGTAGATGTGGAAAACGGAGGCAAACAGGGCGAGGGAGAGCACCCTTGAGGAGATGGTGAAAAGACGCCAGAAGAGGTGCACCAGGGCACCTCGGTAACTCATACTCTTCTTGTCATCACGTGAATCTCGCAGGAGTTTGTGGTAAGAGGCTAGCACCCAGGccagggagaagagggaggacatGGCAGAACAACCTGCGAATATAGACGGAGAGTAAGTGTAAAAAGTAGAGAAAGACTAAGAGTGAGAGGCAGATATTTGAAACTAGATCAGAAATTGTAATACAAATCTATTTTCGTCTTAAGTTTAAAGCATAACCCGAAGAATTGTGGTTTTATCTTGACTAGGCGGCCAAACCACTTCACTGTATAACAATAATTTCCGCCGAGGCAAATCCATCACATCTTTCAAAAGCATATTATTACCAAGAGCATCACAGGACATTCAGTCAACACAGTTTCTATTTAGCACACCAATTCAGTTTCCATAAGACATGTATAATAGTAGAGACGGCAGATATGTCAGAGCAGTAACCTGCTGCATGAAAAACGATAGAGGATTatctgcagagcagcagcatggTGTCTCAGGAAACGTATTGATGGCACTTCTATAGACACTCCAACAGAGAGGGGTATCCCTTTTTATGATTGAATTGCCTTGCTTGGGTAACCACTTCCTGAAGAAACTGGAACGGTGAAATAGGCTTCAATAGAAAGAGTGATAAGTATTGGAAATTGGATACAATGATGGCGAATATTGCACGCTGTGACTAAAGTAATATGTGAACTTCCACAGATTGTCAGGTGTAAAATATGGAATAATGCGATAACCAAAAAGTGATGACATGTTATTCAAAAAAAGGGAGACATGAGACATGTTTTGAACTACACAACAAGCCAGATCAGACTTGTGTAGAGCATTAGGAAAGTGCTTACACTGCAGCCACTCAGCCTTGTTGCTCTGGATCATgatgcagagctgcagcaccAGCTGAGGGGCACTTTCCAAGAAGGTCTCCAGCAGTCGCAGCATGTTGACATCGGCATACTCGTACATCATGGCCCAGTAAAAACGCCTCTGGTTCTCCTTCTGCCGGTGACTTTGTATGCCGAGGTACATCGTGCGTATGTACCTGTGGACGAAGAACAAGGACGGAGGGTTAGGTTATCCCAATATTCTGCTGTTCTCTATTAAATAGTATAAACCGTGTGATATGAAAGAAAGAGTCATGTTTGGCTGCCCAAAGACATGCATTGTAAAGTCCCAGTTCACCTGCACATGCCTGACTTTTGACTAAAGGGCATGCGTTGCTACAATTTTAATACATTGTAAATATATCCATCTGCATTGATTAGAATACAATTCACAAACGAAAGCAGAATAAAGACTGATAAACAAGAATAATAGACCTATAAACACTTAAGAAAAAAATAAGCCTCAAAAACATTTGATAATCGTCCCTCTGGCCTCTCAAGGTGTGGTTATTGAACTTGTGATAGAATGCATGCAATAAACAAGGCAATAATCATTCTCTGAAGTGCACCATATAACCCATATTgtccactgcagcagcagcaggtattTTCCCAACTGATGGTGCTCTCATAATGGTGGAGTGAAACCAGGGAGATGGTAATTCAGGCAAAAATGGCAGCTAATTGAATCAAGCCTCTTTTGCAATCTCATCTGTAGCACtgcttcttttttcatttttaaaagggTCATGACAGAGAGTTATTGAGTACGGCTGAGCAAAAATGTAACATGTTGAGGGCTGTGATATTGCTAATTAAGATGGTTATCTTCTTTAATATGGATTTGTTTAGAAATGTAAAGCTGTAGTTAAATCCATTCAAGACGAAAGCAAAACGGCAGTCGAGCAGGATTTTAACCTCGTCAAACATGTTGTCTGgctgcagagaaaaaacaatcactgtaACCAGTTTTCCAATTACAGCGGCTTATAGTTATCTTAACCGTGACTCCAGTCATTGCATATTGGGTAGTAGCTGCAGGCTCTATCTGCCTGAGCTGGCAGAGTGGCCAAATAAATCCAGCACTTGATGTGAAGTCAGTCAAGCGAGGACAATAGTGTAGCACGGACAGAAATAGACTAGACAGTAGCACTCACCAAAACCAATTGAGAGGCCATGGATCTAAATTCAGTTCCTAAAAGTGTGATGCAAATTCACTGCAGCATGACAAACAAAAGGCAGAAAGTGCTTATGAGGGGTTTTCAACATAATTAGCTTCTGCATTAGCTGTCGGGAAGGAGATTactgtttaatttgaaatgaggTTGAGAACATGGCGCTGTAAAGAATGCTTCATTTTGTAGTGTCTGATAGCTCGGCCATTGtttttgaatgatttttttaagCATGAACTAATTTGTAttgcagacaaaacaaaaattcaaGACTTCAAGTTAAATGTTATAAAGCCGGGGACCATTTGGTAAATGAGGAAGCCCAGAGGGAAACCTGATTATCTCCAAATACACTTTATTTGCCAGGTatgacaattgttttttttcttcaagccATTAGaaaatgctttatttattttgaaatatatgCTCAGACCTTGGATTTGAGGTTGCTATTTTTGCAGGAAAACAGAATTCATTATTCCTTGGTCAATAATTATTTCTTTctgtttattaattatttattgtccAAGAAAACACTTGCTGaggctgaaaaaaaaatataaaaactcgATATATTAAGGAACAAAAATAGTTAAATTCGATTGGTCCTTCGTTTTTCTTACAACAAATCTCCTTCCTACAGTTACAGTATGATTTATATTGAGTCACAGAcatgaaacatgaaaagaaaaccaaatgTGAAGATGTGTCTGGCTGTGGCTAGAATGTTATCATCAAGATTAACGTGTCAAAGAGAGGAatgaatttgaaatgaaataaaagtaaCTATCCATACTGTAACAAATTCCTCCCCATGGAAGATCTATTCTTCATTTAGCGCTGTTATATAATCCTTTCCCCTCTGAGCCAAGTCTGCTAATGCACAGGGtgatcagagacagacagatatgatGGTCTTTCTCGGGACAGTGTACAGGGCGAACAAGAGAGGGGCccaaaaaaaaattgggggGGATCAATAGCTCTGGGCTGTAAGAGGCACCATTGTATCCAGAGGTAAAGGCTGGCATTCCGTGACATTTTCAGTCCGACTGGTAAATGTCAGATAGAACAAGTCAACCGCCTCTCCCTCACTAATGACATGCCACAGAGTCCTACACAGGCCCTTTGTCTCCATCCCCCCCAATTTCCATTAGTCTGTGTTCCACTGATATGTCTGACTGGTCGGTGGTGCCACCGTCAGAGGCGCAGAGATCTTCATGGACTCCGTAGATGtctcactttaaaaaaagaagacccCACTGCCGTGCTAGGAGCTCTGTGAGGCCTTAAAACCATCGATATGAACCTCATATGAGCACTAAAATAAAAGTGAGGGGATCATAAAAATCTTTAGGATATATGGTCAAGAACTAGGTATGTTAATTATTAGATATTTCCCAAATTAAGTGAAGACTTTGACACTTTAGATTTAGAGGGGATAGTAGTAGAGCCACAAAACTAATTAGGAATCACACCCTTGTCATCATGGGTGTCTTGTCCCATTTTTTTTGGCAAAATAGTATCAATAGAAATTTGACAAAAAGCCAAAAAAATCAAACCTTGTGGTGGTGCTAATGTACAAAATTTCATAGCATAATTGAAAACAGTGGACCAACCACCTGACAAACCAGCATTGACAATTTAGAgcctaaaaaaatgtaatgaacaaGGAACCtggtttatttttcatctttgttgAGTATCAGCAGTGTCAACACTGTATCTAAGCATTGATTTTAAAGCAATATTCTCTGAAGTAATTAACACTTCAGCTCGTATTTCCAACCTTGTAAAGGTAATTGAGAGGGTTTCACATTCGCATCTGTCGCTTTCCTCACTGATTGTAGTCTGTTTCctcatatttcctttttttttttcagcaaaaaaaaaaagacatgtacAGTTAAACACTTTGGGTTTCACGGCTGTCAGAAAAATCTGAACTCACTCCATCAcatctccaacacacacacacagggcacaTTCACAGGAGTCTCACACACATCCCGCGATTGTGATGCACACTGTTAACACTCCCACTGTGCTTTTTCAGATGTAGTAACACAAATGGCGCCCTGAAAATATCCACACGCATACGCACGCTTtaacacacaagcgcacacacacacacacactctctctctc comes from Pleuronectes platessa chromosome 17, fPlePla1.1, whole genome shotgun sequence and encodes:
- the xkr6b gene encoding XK-related protein 6b — encoded protein: MAAKSDGRGVVTGFAQLHNLDEVVGTGEDDTRNSSSFHICHCCNTSSCYWGCRSACLHYLREKGKGRDAPRPAPEQRLWLDCLWIILALLVFFWDVGSDLWLAVDYYHKQDFLWSGLTLFFVLVPSVLVQILSFRWFVQDYTGGGLGSVEGLSSRRATICLQRDRCCRLSVWVWQTVVHIFQMGQVWRYIRTMYLGIQSHRQKENQRRFYWAMMYEYADVNMLRLLETFLESAPQLVLQLCIMIQSNKAEWLQCCSAMSSLFSLAWVLASYHKLLRDSRDDKKSMSYRGALVHLFWRLFTISSRVLSLALFASVFHIYFGIFVVLHWCAMAFWVIHGGTDFCMSKWEEVLFNMVVGVVYVFCWFNVREGRTRCRMVAYYTVVLLENAILSSLWYAYRDPATTDAYASFALCGVFLCFASGVACMVVYYGILHPMGPRLRVLASSCCAELLWGLPLPPEAEPMAPTPGPRGSQATPTRGLAGEYVESDETATDTCLPVFQVRSTEPVDAAGRPIQPEGPLIKIDMPRKRYPAWDAHFVDRRLRRTINVLQYISPNAVGIRYRDGPLLYELLQYESSL